Below is a window of Impatiens glandulifera chromosome 2, dImpGla2.1, whole genome shotgun sequence DNA.
TAAAGTTTTTTCAGTTCTAGCTGTTATGCATACATGCTAACTATTTAGCTTTAGTTGCATGCAGGGAAGAATGTGAATTAGGAAAATCATTGGGTCtaattaaaatcatattatttttaaaatgagataaacaactattatatgttttaaaattttataaaaataaaatattaaagttttaagcttataaataaaaaattgtttcttGATTTTCCGATGATTACAGCTACCATTACctgattttgatcaaaatttggattaattaataatttatgcaACCCAATCTGTATATCTGACCTGAGTATATAGTTGTATCCACATGAAATGACTGAAAAACAAACATTTAATGGTTTTATTATCCTTAAATattaggttaaataaatatgattgaatcattaaaataatacatatattttcatttttaccGTTAATAATAAGATGATagttaatattttcataatttatcaaatgtttttaaacctattttttaatgatatttgtAAGTTTATAATTTGAGGAAAAAATATTCCTTTAGAACAACTGTATGTGAAGTTTTTATCTGCTTAAGTTTAAATAATGGATTTTaggagtataaatatatattttttttcttcttttttcagttttgtataaatatttatttgtatttataaatttataaataaaaaaagtaaatgtgTTTAACCTGATATTGATTGATAAGTGATACAAATCTTGACTAAGATACCAAACATCATATTTTATCGTACAatgaatgaaatttaaaataaagttaaaaaaatataagacatttattaatatatttaaaatgtattgttttttatgacttaaaaaataatgataaactAATTGtcttacaaaaattattttatttttttttcacttttggTGAATgtaactaataataaattatatttattataataaaaaatttaaaggttGTGCAATTTGGGTCTAACACTTAATTGTTTGTGGATCTACCGGGATTCTTACCCGACCGATCTGTCTGTCATTTCTTGACTCTAAAAACTCTAATTTCTAGATGATACTTGTTCTCTTAATTCATATTactgtttatttttttggagTAGAATCgtaataaagattttttttattctttcagTTATGACTTTCTACACAAAAAGTTATTCATcttttacaattattaataacttgttcaaactattttaaaaaaatatcaattttacaACATATTCATGAAAAGTAGAAtatttagtttagtttatttaCTGGACGAAACATTTTacaagttatttgaataattttgagATTTGAACTTAAGTTgtttacatcaaacaaggctcGAATTTTGTATTGTGAACTCGTGACATAGgaaactcaaaatattttaacctgCATTAGTCATGAGATTCAAGACTCTAGATAAAATTAGAGCATAGAACTCAAAAGTGGCAGTTGTACTGATGTTAAATACTATCTTTCTcccaaataatcaaattagtgtaatattattttccctttcttaattaattgattaaatttgtaaaaaataattttttttttccaaattttccCAACTAATTTCACACATTACACAtcttttaagatattttgaTCGCATCCCATAGTTTAGATGGCGTatatcttacaaaaaaaaaaaaaaattaatcaatttaaaacaaaaatacgtctaaattagtagaacattcataaaattatGTCGTTTCGAAgtttgatgaaaaataaataataaatttatactttttcaaattttttcaaaattttctttagaTCACAAATTTCTTTCAAGACAATTTAAAATacacatattttgaaaaaaaatacttcatttcaataacattcaaaatttttataaatattattttagttgcagatgtgacaaattaattagaaaataaaaaaataatacgtTAGACGAATATCTAACATATTATTTTGTCAATTGGAAAAAAGTTTGATCGactaaatttatgataattcaAACTCTATATTGCACAATTTAAAGTTTGaatcttatttgataaaaaattacttaaatttaaactttaaataataattaacccaatattttttttaataagaatgtgAAATGCTTACAAacatttaatgattttattatcaggaatattaaagtttaataaatactactgaattattaaaaaaaacatgtatttgatttttaCAGTTAATAGTAAAAtggtaattaatattttcataatttatcaatttctctTCAAATGTTTTACGGTTAAGAAATTGTAAATacctattttttaaatgatattttttaactttataattaagtaaaaaaatttcCTTCAGAACTGTCTAAAGTTTTTATATGCTcaagtttaattaaataatgaattttaagtGTATACACTTTTTCAACTAGTTttgtacaaatatttatttatattttatatttataaatttgaaaataaaaagataatttttaattttattttaacttaataggATAAAAATCTGTGTAAGAGACTAAAAGATACATAACATGCTTTTATGCCCTaagtgaaattaaaataaagttaagaatattcttaattttatttaaaatatattattttgtatggcttaaaaaataatgatttaacgTATTTATTGTTACTTTTTTGAGAAATGTAACTAATAATacgttatatttattttattttaataaaagatttttagaaaaaaaagttaattgaaGACCATGCCTAGGCCCGTGGGTCTCTCTGGTCAACGGCGGAGCACATTGAACCagggtaaaatattatatatatatatatatatatatatatatatatttaacatatatatatatatttaacatatacaGTCTTGTCCAATTGGCTTTTCAGCTAAATGTTATATATCAAACTTGCCtcaccttttttattttattttattaaaataattattacacaAAATCAAGTGATCAAacccttttttttatatatatatatatatatatatatatatatatatatatatatatatatatatatataataatagtatttataaaactacatttatataataattatgagaactcaataattattgtttttattaatttaaatataattaataatataaatatttaaaaaggataaaatataaatattaaaataataatttatataaatataaggttaaaataattttttatatttcttaattttaaactatttcaaaaatttataaaaaaaaaaataaaaattaatattaataaacaagaaaaGTTAAGTTGATTTGGTtcagtaattaaataaatattctataATCGTAATTTTGAGTGTCTATTCACTTGATAACATGTATTTAccacaattttgttttttttattcttatttatattttttgtttacttttatCTAAATTCACACAAAAATTAAGCTGAAATTCATTAATTAGATttgcatatttttatttatttatttatatagttagttatttatttaaaacttaattaatttaacttctcatgttatttaatatatatttttttaaatcgagtattcttatattttattaggtttcgtatatttattttattttagtaaaggTATTTTTGGAActgtttaattaatatgtttactTATTACTCATATTAGTGTAATACATAGGGGATGAAAAAATTACcaatattaaaggtatatcgaaaatatcgtaccgcaatatatcaaaaatatcaatttttaaggtatatcgaaaaaaggtaaggtatgataccatATCGAAATTATTGGTACGATAAATATacgagatttttaaaattttgttatatcgagatataccgaaataccgaaatagtatttataagttaaaatatatatatatatatatatatatataatacttgtaaggaaataattaaatatatttcatattaatttaattatagaaatataatttttaaataatattaaaatataattatactgaaatattatttaatatatgcaatctctaccttatgaatgagattgatttttttaaaattaatatgaaagatATAATATCGAAGGTacaaaaattaaggtatactaaaatcaaggtaagataaatgtatgaattttttatataccgaaattaaggtaaatTAAAGTATACCAAAATCAAGGTAGGATAAATGTATTCATTTTTTGCATGCCGAAATTTTGAGTAATGTATAAGGTATAGATAAAACACTAAAGTATACCGTACCGATCCACTCCTAGTAATACCTATAAAATTTTCAGCccagtaaaaatataaatcctGGATTAGCCCTTGTCTCTGGTTGTGAGCTAAGGTGTAGATGCATTGCCCTGATCTAAGTAAAGGCAAGAATACCTAGAAAACATTATATGCACGATTCATCTTGTTTTGTTTTTACTTCATAATACCTAGAAAACATTATATGCATGAAatcttgttttgtttttttacttgATAATACCAGAAAACACTCCCCCAATTGCCTGAATTGTTAgtaagatgatgaagaagaatatgCAGCCGGAAAAAGGTTCAAGAAGAACAAGTGACATGGGTCTCATGATCAAAATATGGACTTCAAATCTCTCATGAAAGATGTTGAGTTATTGGGTaaaatttttttcctttataaaaaataacttccTTTTCTTCAATGCTTCAAATtgctcatcttcatcttcagctTCCTCTTCCTCACATATGACATGGAAACAGAACAAGGATCAGGAGAATAGGAAAGTTATAGCTCTTGGTGGAAAGGTGAAAAAATATCCCTCATTTCTAttctactttattattattattattgtttagtCTTCTTAAGActtctcttattattattattattgcagCCTGCCAAGCAACACAGGTTGCCACTTAGTATTGCAAGAGTAGCAATGAAGAAACACAAGGAAAGAGATCAGAAAATGCAACTAGAGGTTGCTTAACTTATTACCCTGCACACTTTGTTTCTGGATATGAAAATTCGGACCCAgatgataaattttgttatttattttcttgccaCAGAATCTAATACTTGGACGATTTGGAGCAATAATGGGTCTAGAAAAGTTCAAGATAAGCGCAAGTCTGGGGGAGACAAAATTCTGACACAAGGTTATTTCAAGAAGGGTATTCTGGACGTGAAGCACATGTTAAACCAACATACTGTTCCAAGAGAAAATGACCAAAACCCAGGTCCACTCAGGAAAGGAAAGACAAACAACAAtgccaataataataataagaacaaAGGCAAGAAAAAGCACCACTAATGTCTAGTAATTTACCAACATAGAAAGTTTTGAGACAAACCTATAATGCCCTTTTTCATAATATGTCAGATTAATTAcatcaagtttttttttatgttgtttttgatgcacTTCTTGGCATCATAGTTGTGGAGAGTGTATAgttttgttatgatttttttaattcaaaatttaattatttaaagtttttttcatAGTCAGTTAAAGATATTTATAACTTGATATAAACAATGTTTGTATTTAATAGAAATTAGTTATATTAcagtataaaatataatagataCATACACATACAGAGAGTTTGAAACCCTACCTTCCAAGCAAGCAGTCAATGGATTTGAACACTTGAAGAAGGAGGTAAATACAATACATAACTTCCTTGACCTTCCCAACTTTGGCTACTTTCTGAAGAATGCATTCTCCAAATAATTGGCCTTCTCCCTTGCAGCATCAGCCTCTTGTCTGCATCCAAGCATCTCATAGCCTCTTTCctgatttcaaaaaaaaaaaaaaaatcaaatttctgaTTTTGAAATCAGATTCTGTTTTCAATTTGAGTttgacatataataataataataccagCAAGCGCCACGAGAATGGAACATTTTCCCTCGGTTTCATTCGCTTCTTAATGGCTTCAGTTGCTGCAGAGTGTAAGCCAGTGTTAAAGAAATCCTAATAAGTTGAGTGTAATAGGCATTAGTGCTTTTGTTTTTACCTATAGAAGCCTGACCAGTATTCAACATTAAAAAGTACCAAACTTCATTGAATACATCAACTTGTTCATCAGATGCCCCTATAATCTACCAGAAAACATAAATttcaatatcaaacaaactcttgtTTCTATATCCTGATCCAGACGAGAAACAATCAATAAATTTCATCATTTCTGTATATTTGTATATacagaaagaaaacaaaatgttTACAATTGTACCTTATAATTGATGGCATCAAAATCTGGCCCCAACAAATTCGCCGCCTGCCTGTAATTACCTTTTCCATACTCAAAGACAGCTTCTGCAAGCTGATAACACACAAACGAGGGGAGGTGAAATTTAAAGAAGAAAACTCATacaataacacaaaaataaggCAGGCAGAGCATTGCAACACACCAGCAATCCACTTTGcattctctctttcttcttcttacTCATCCTAGAAATTCTATTATACATAAAAGAAACagagtaaaatttattttcatgtaaaaaaacataaagaatTGCACTTCAAAAAGAATTCACTGACTTCGATCTCAAACCACTTAGCAAATCCTCTGCTTTACTCAATTCTCCACTACAGCCCAAAGCCCATAATATCAACACATCCAAATGCCACTCCAGAAACCAGCAAGACTGTAGTGTTTTTAGACCAATATTATTCATAGGGAAtggtattaaaataaaaggaataTGAGTATCAAGCCAGGGGGAGAAGGGGTCTCACTTGATCGGTTACACAACCTGCTAAAATTTTCAGACGGTCCCCAAACAAATCGATTTTACCTCGCAGTTCTACTCGTAGAAGCAAACCAAGGGCATTGAGATAGACCTACAAgcataattttgtttatttttattaaaacaaactaCTCAAAGATGTATTCAAGGTAAAAAGATCGCTAAGGTAACCATATACCTCGGCTTTCATAGCATCATTTCTTTCCAATTCTTTCCAGATATAACGATCGTATATCTCTCTCACATCCCTTATCGGCGAATGTCCTTCAAGGTGACAAAGGGCTACATGCCACCAATTATGGGTATACctgaaaaaacatatatataaaatatagaagATTTTTGTTGATTGTTACTCAAGTTACAATTCAGCACATACATACATGAAAGACGACAAGGAATTCCATGAGTGAGAGCATTCCTCCATAAACTTCACAGCTTCTTCAAAACGACACTTATGCTGAAGGACATGGCATAGCTAGGAAAATGGAAGTCTTCAGATATTAGGAAACAGTTTTACATCAAGAACAACTAAAGAAATTGATTGAATTCCACTTACAGCATGCTGCGACCAACAGTCATCTTTGTTGATATCGAATCCCTTTATTGCAGCTTTCTCTGCTTCTTCCATTCTGCCAAGCTCTAGTAAAGGAAAGGCAAGCATGCCATAAATGTAATTCTCTTGTTGATTTTCAAGCAGAACCTGTTGGAAGGTTAAAGTGATTGATGTCATACTTTGTCAATGGGTTTAATTGTGATTCAGAATCATCACCTGTTGGACAAGATCCAAAGAGAGATCAGGTCGACCCATGTAAAAGCAGATTATTTGAACCCTTTTTAGGGATATAAGATCTTTGGGGAAATCCTTTATGAACTGCAAAAGAAACATAGTGAACAAAAAAGAGATTTCAGGCTGAAAGAGTGGCTTTAATCAAATTGGATCAAGTTAGGGTTAAATTCAATCAAGCAGAAAACTTGATTTTGATCACTCAGTATAAACAACTTAAAAAAGgatgataataaaatatcaaccaATAAACGAGTCATTTAGGGATTTTTACTCAACATATTTGGTAACCTAATCAGATTTAAAAGGATAAGCTTTTAGATGTTTCCGACCTTTAAGTGTAAGGCAACAGCAGTATCATCATCTCTGTCGTCAGAAATCAAGTAAATGATGGTATCGTAGACAGCTTTCTCATATGCAGTGGCTTCTACCTGTTACAAACACAGTACATAACTAGAgctgaaaaaaaattaagggaaAGAAGTTTATACCAATTGGGATTTAGCAGCTTTAAGATGTGATGAAGTAAGAGATGGATTAGAGGAGCAGAGGAAATGAGCTGACAAAATGTTAGCCAAAACGCAGTTCGGATCATGTCTTGAGGCTTCAAGTATAACTGACCGATCTCTACCGTAGCTTAGAACCTTAAAAAAGATGATAACAATGATTTATTGTTTACAGTAAGAAATCATCCAAAAAGCAAAAGGGAAAAAGACAGAACCTGAAGATAGTATGAATTGATAGTATCGATACAAGCATCGGAAGAAGTGTTTACTTCGTATCCCCATTTATCCAGCTTCAATCCTCCCATCtaattctttctttctctctctcaaatgaAGAGGTGCTATAGTAGGTGGAACCGAAAGAGATAGTTTTCGGTCGCTTTATGATTATGATTTGAAAGGATATGATTTACAAATGGATCAAGCTGTAACATTTGTTGTCCTTTTCCATGCTaataaggccttgtttgtttTGGTAATAACATATATACAAACAAAATACACTATATCTTTTCcaatttctcatatttttgtttctctttttgttgtttgggttatttaatcattttcaaataatccatcaaGGCCTTATAAGAGTATACTGAATTATTTAGATGAGTtgactaaaatattataaaaaaacagtaaaaatatatttaattaataatataattgaagatGTAATGAATGATTAGATagtaaataatctcaaataacattataatatattatcaaataaccCAAAGTGATGAATCATGTCTCTAATCCTTTTTTTCCTTACAATTTGAACAACATAATCTATTTGCAAAAAGCCAACCAAAATGATCATTCTTCCTTGTTGATGTCACAAATAAACAACAGGCAGGATTTGAAACATACAA
It encodes the following:
- the LOC124923927 gene encoding tetratricopeptide repeat protein 38-like, which codes for MGGLKLDKWGYEVNTSSDACIDTINSYYLQVLSYGRDRSVILEASRHDPNCVLANILSAHFLCSSNPSLTSSHLKAAKSQLVEATAYEKAVYDTIIYLISDDRDDDTAVALHLKFIKDFPKDLISLKRVQIICFYMGRPDLSLDLVQQVLLENQQENYIYGMLAFPLLELGRMEEAEKAAIKGFDINKDDCWSQHALCHVLQHKCRFEEAVKFMEECSHSWNSLSSFMYTHNWWHVALCHLEGHSPIRDVREIYDRYIWKELERNDAMKAEVYLNALGLLLRVELRGKIDLFGDRLKILAGCVTDQSCWFLEWHLDVLILWALGCSGELSKAEDLLSGLRSKISRMSKKKKERMQSGLLLAEAVFEYGKGNYRQAANLLGPDFDAINYKIIGASDEQVDVFNEVWYFLMLNTGQASIATEAIKKRMKPRENVPFSWRLLERGYEMLGCRQEADAAREKANYLENAFFRK
- the LOC124925295 gene encoding uncharacterized protein LOC124925295, which gives rise to MTWKQNKDQENRKVIALGGKPAKQHRLPLSIARVAMKKHKERDQKMQLEMINFVIYFLATESNTWTIWSNNGSRKVQDKRKSGGDKILTQGYFKKGILDVKHMLNQHTVPRENDQNPGPLRKGKTNNNANNNNKNKGKKKHH